One Bacillus sp. es.036 DNA window includes the following coding sequences:
- the pabC gene encoding aminodeoxychorismate lyase, with amino-acid sequence MFLTINGKLIDEKEAAISVFDHGYLYGVGVFETFRTYEGHPFLFGDHYKRLRDSLENLQISLPYTYDELLLQIKQTIEANEMKDAYVRLNVSAGAGEIGLKTDEYLTPTVIVYVKVIGNPVRNAKRGVILSLRRNSPEGEYRLKSHHYLNNILAKREVGSDPSIEGIFLSQDGRLAEGIVSNLFWFKNGILFTPDLSTGILNGITRQFVVHVAKKMGISVREGGFERESLVEADEVFVTNSIQEIVPLFQIEQKPLPGLDGPATNELILQYEHHRTSLMSREEY; translated from the coding sequence ATGTTTCTAACGATTAATGGGAAGCTAATTGACGAAAAAGAAGCGGCTATCTCGGTTTTTGATCATGGTTATTTATATGGTGTGGGCGTATTTGAGACATTCCGAACTTATGAAGGTCACCCTTTTTTATTCGGTGATCACTATAAGCGCCTACGTGATTCACTTGAAAATCTTCAGATCTCACTCCCTTATACGTATGACGAACTCCTATTACAGATAAAGCAAACGATAGAAGCCAATGAAATGAAGGATGCGTATGTTCGACTAAACGTTTCAGCGGGAGCCGGAGAAATCGGACTTAAAACAGATGAATACCTAACTCCGACGGTTATTGTTTATGTGAAAGTAATTGGCAATCCTGTTCGAAATGCAAAGCGAGGTGTCATTCTTTCTCTTAGGCGGAATTCCCCCGAGGGGGAATATAGGTTAAAGTCACATCATTATTTAAATAATATCCTCGCGAAAAGAGAAGTTGGAAGTGACCCTTCAATTGAAGGCATTTTTCTATCACAAGATGGAAGGCTAGCGGAAGGCATAGTTTCGAATCTATTTTGGTTTAAAAACGGCATTCTCTTTACCCCGGACCTTTCGACAGGAATTTTAAATGGAATCACAAGACAGTTTGTTGTGCATGTTGCGAAAAAAATGGGAATTAGCGTTAGAGAAGGTGGCTTCGAGAGAGAATCCCTTGTTGAAGCAGATGAAGTGTTTGTAACAAACTCTATTCAAGAAATCGTTCCGTTGTTTCAAATCGAACAAAAGCCATTGCCCGGACTTGATGGTCCTGCGACGAACGAGCTCATCCTTCAATATGAACACCATCGCACGTCATTAATGAGCCGAGAGGAATACTAA
- the pabA gene encoding aminodeoxychorismate/anthranilate synthase component II: MILMIDNYDSFTYNLVQYLGEMGEELVVKRNDEITISEIEELNPSSIMVSPGPCSPNEAGISMAVIKHFAGNIPIFGVCLGHQSIAQVFGGDVIKADRLMHGKTSQMHHDGRSIFKDLENPFTATRYHSLIVKKETLPECFEISSWTAEGEIMAIRHKELAIEGVQFHPESIMTGTGKKLLKNFIETHRKEACF; this comes from the coding sequence ATGATTTTAATGATTGATAATTACGATTCATTTACGTATAACTTGGTTCAGTACCTTGGTGAAATGGGTGAAGAGCTTGTTGTGAAACGAAATGATGAAATCACTATCTCGGAAATCGAGGAGCTTAATCCATCCTCCATAATGGTATCGCCCGGACCATGCAGTCCAAATGAAGCGGGTATTAGCATGGCAGTTATTAAGCATTTTGCAGGAAACATACCTATATTCGGTGTATGTCTTGGTCATCAATCCATTGCTCAAGTATTTGGTGGTGATGTTATAAAAGCAGATCGACTGATGCATGGAAAAACGTCTCAAATGCATCATGATGGAAGATCAATCTTCAAAGATCTTGAGAATCCATTTACTGCAACGAGGTATCATTCGCTAATAGTAAAAAAAGAAACTCTTCCAGAATGTTTTGAGATTAGCTCGTGGACAGCAGAGGGTGAAATTATGGCGATCCGACATAAAGAACTTGCGATCGAAGGCGTTCAATTCCATCCTGAATCCATTATGACCGGTACTGGAAAAAAATTATTGAAAAACTTTATTGAAACGCATCGAAAAGAAGCATGTTTCTAA
- the folK gene encoding 2-amino-4-hydroxy-6-hydroxymethyldihydropteridine diphosphokinase, with the protein MNSVYIGIGSNIGDRESYIQTSLLRLQEYPGVQITSTSSLYETAPIGVTEQGPFLNMVAILGTEMNAFQLLEILQGIEQSLGRERDIRWGPRTIDLDILLYNQENIVAEGLVVPHPRLLQRGFVIIPLHELNPEIIIPTTNKRIDSYFNHIEDKEGVRLWKRKSTEDVFALFES; encoded by the coding sequence ATGAATAGTGTATATATTGGAATTGGTTCCAACATCGGGGATAGAGAGAGCTATATCCAAACCTCCTTACTAAGGTTGCAAGAATACCCAGGAGTACAGATTACTTCGACATCTTCTTTATATGAAACTGCCCCTATAGGAGTGACGGAGCAAGGCCCATTTCTTAATATGGTAGCTATACTAGGAACGGAGATGAACGCTTTCCAACTACTTGAGATTCTCCAGGGCATTGAGCAGTCTCTTGGGAGAGAGCGTGATATCAGATGGGGGCCTCGAACAATAGACCTTGACATTCTGCTTTATAATCAAGAAAATATTGTAGCAGAGGGTCTGGTGGTTCCACACCCTAGACTTCTTCAAAGGGGGTTTGTTATCATTCCTCTTCATGAACTGAATCCTGAAATTATTATTCCAACTACTAATAAGAGGATTGATTCTTATTTTAATCATATAGAAGATAAAGAAGGTGTACGTCTATGGAAGCGGAAATCTACGGAAGACGTATTCGCGCTTTTCGAAAGTTAA
- the folB gene encoding dihydroneopterin aldolase, which translates to MDKIYLNGMKFYGYHGVFPEENKLGQRFYVDLTLEADLSNASQSDDLNYTVNYADAYNVIKGIVEGTPRKLVETVAEEIADKMFLQFEIVRACTVKVIKPDPPIDGHYDSVAIEMKRERNE; encoded by the coding sequence ATGGATAAAATCTATCTAAACGGAATGAAATTCTACGGTTACCACGGAGTATTCCCTGAAGAGAATAAGCTCGGCCAACGTTTTTATGTCGATCTAACCCTCGAAGCAGATCTTTCGAATGCCAGTCAATCGGATGATCTAAACTATACAGTGAATTATGCAGATGCGTATAATGTTATAAAAGGTATCGTAGAAGGGACGCCTAGGAAATTAGTTGAAACAGTAGCTGAGGAAATAGCGGATAAGATGTTTCTGCAATTTGAAATTGTTCGTGCGTGTACGGTTAAAGTGATTAAACCTGATCCACCAATAGATGGCCATTATGACTCTGTTGCGATCGAGATGAAGAGGGAACGAAATGAATAG
- a CDS encoding helix-turn-helix domain-containing protein has product MEAEIYGRRIRAFRKLKGYTQEQLAKELSVSVSVLGEIERGNRKPTNDFMQLVAQKLRVSIDELFPLEHN; this is encoded by the coding sequence ATGGAAGCGGAAATCTACGGAAGACGTATTCGCGCTTTTCGAAAGTTAAAAGGTTATACTCAGGAACAGCTAGCAAAAGAACTTAGTGTATCGGTATCTGTACTAGGGGAGATCGAGCGGGGAAATCGAAAGCCTACAAACGACTTTATGCAATTAGTAGCACAAAAGCTTAGAGTTTCAATAGATGAACTTTTTCCATTAGAACACAATTGA
- the folP gene encoding dihydropteroate synthase yields the protein MKWRDKLINWNEKTWVMGILNTTPDSFSDGGEYNTTAQAVAHAVQLVEDGADLIDIGGESTRPGATPVSLEEELRRVVPVIKAVRHAVNVPISIDTYKAEVANQAVLAGADIINDVWGAKADPEMATVAAEHEVPIILMHNRNDMNYSDIMIDIKADIEESVAIARLAGVKDENIILDPGIGFAKTHEQNLEVMRRLNEFVALGYPVLLGTSRKSIVAKTLNTPPDDRVEGTGATVCLGIERGSQIIRVHDVKQMARMARMMDAMLKPHLNG from the coding sequence ATGAAGTGGCGGGACAAGCTAATTAACTGGAATGAAAAAACCTGGGTTATGGGTATCCTGAATACAACTCCGGATTCATTTTCAGATGGTGGAGAATATAATACGACGGCCCAGGCAGTTGCCCATGCGGTCCAACTAGTTGAAGACGGCGCAGATCTAATTGACATTGGGGGAGAATCAACTCGACCTGGGGCAACTCCTGTCTCATTGGAAGAAGAGCTTCGCCGTGTTGTTCCTGTTATAAAAGCAGTTCGTCACGCGGTTAATGTACCTATTTCAATTGATACGTATAAAGCAGAAGTTGCCAACCAAGCGGTTCTGGCTGGTGCAGATATCATTAATGATGTGTGGGGAGCCAAGGCAGATCCAGAAATGGCTACTGTGGCTGCAGAACACGAAGTTCCTATTATTTTAATGCATAATCGTAATGACATGAACTATAGTGATATCATGATTGATATAAAGGCAGATATAGAAGAAAGCGTAGCGATTGCTCGTTTAGCAGGCGTGAAAGATGAGAATATCATTCTTGATCCCGGCATTGGTTTTGCCAAAACACATGAGCAGAATCTCGAAGTAATGAGAAGGCTTAATGAATTCGTTGCATTGGGATATCCTGTGTTGCTTGGTACATCAAGAAAATCCATCGTAGCAAAGACTTTAAATACGCCACCAGATGATCGGGTGGAAGGAACTGGGGCAACTGTTTGTCTTGGCATTGAGCGGGGCTCACAAATTATCAGAGTTCATGACGTGAAGCAGATGGCACGAATGGCTCGTATGATGGATGCGATGCTTAAACCTCATCTCAATGGATAA